The region ATCAAGGCGTTCCCCCGGGGGTACCCCTTGTAGCCGGACTCTCCGGCAACGGCACTGACCAACGTCAGGTTCAGCAGGGCCAGGATCGTGAAAATAATACGGATCGGTTTTGTGTTCATGGCACGTCTCCTTTTGAATAGAAAAAGGCCGGGGAATGCCCATGAGTATGGGACATTGAACCCGGCCTCCGGTTTTTCCGGTCAGCACAGAATCGTTTGTCGCAGGCCGTGGGGGGCCGCTCTGTAGTTACGGGCCTACGCCCGGTCCATCTGGTAGATGGCTGCCACCGCATGACTGCGGTAATAATGGCTGATGCGCCGCAGGCCGTGGGGGGCCAAAAGGGTATCGAGTTCCTCGTGGGTAAGGGTTTTGGAGCATTCCGCACACGAGAAATAGTCGTTGCAGGTCGTGTCGCAGCGCTCCTGCGGCTTGCGGCACCGCACCTCCATCAACAGGTAACCGCCCGGCCGCAGGTTGGCGACGGCATTTTTCAGGTAGGCGTGCCGTTCGGCGCCATTCATGATGATGTTGAACACATAGGTGGACAGCACCAGATCCACGTTCAGGTCGCTACGGGACAGTTCATCGGTGGCAAGCAGGCGCTCCACATGGCGAACGGCCGGGCACCCTCCCAGCCTTTCCACCTGTTCCGGCAGGTCGGCGGCATAGACCCGGAACCCCTCCTGTGCCAGGTAAAGGGCGTTGCGCATGGTGCCGGTCCCGTAGTCCAGGACCTTTGCGGCATTCTGTTTTTTGAAGAAACGGCTATAACGTTTCACACTCTCGGCTACGGCTGCCATCGCGCCCCCCTCCTTATTTAAAATATAATAACTATAAATTTAATAGACTAATAACATGCGAAGATAAAACCTGTCAAGAAAAATAATCGACATATCCTTTGAGCAGGCATGCTGTGACCGAAATGCCGCTGCCTCCACGAAAACCCGCCCAACGGCCCGGTTGCCTGCCACGTCCACAACAGTCACCCGATGATGCCACGTTCCACCCCTTGCCGTAGACGGCACAACACTCCAAATGCATCTTTCTGGCTATTGGTACGGTTTTTTGAATTACCTCAATCGTATTTATTAATTATACCAATTGGACTGTCGTTTCGAATTAGGCTAGTGTACCCGAAACGGGCACATAGCTTAGCTGGTAGAGCAGCCGACTCTTAATCGGCAGGTCGTCGGTTCGATCCCGACTGTGCCCACCATTCCTCCCCGCCACACTTCCCTGCGCAGCAACATCACCTGCGCCCTTGCGGTCAAATCGCAGCCCCATCGGTAACCAGTCCGTTTTCAAGGGCATAGATCCGGTCTCCCCACGTCCGCGCCCATGCCCGCAGTTCTTCGGGCTGCATCGGCACAGCCAGGCCCGGCTGGGACGTGGCCTCGTCAACGATCTGATTGGCCAGCCTGCGGTAGAAATAGGACTGGTTGGAGAGGGGCGACGCCTCGATGACGGTCTTGCCGTACAGTTCGCACTGCCTGACCATCAGGGAACGGGGGATGCGCCCCATGGTGCGGGTGCGGGTCTGCACGGCGAAATCGGCGATAAACGACTCCTCGAACGAACTGGTTATGCTGTTGGGGATCAGTCCCCCCACCGGGACCGGCACATTCGATTCGCCATAGCGGTCCAACATCCTGAAGATGGCGTTGGCGGCATGCAGCGACATGAAATCGGCCGTTGTGACCACAAATACCCGCCGGACGCCGATCTGCTGGATCGGGGCATAGAAGCTGGAGCAGGTGCTGTCGCCGGAGATGTCGTAGAGCACGAAGTCGGGCGCGATGGCCCCGAACAGGTCGATCCTCTTCAACTCCGCAAGCGCGCGGGCTATCTCGGACGACCCGCATTGGCCCGAGCCGAACGGATCACCCAACTCGACGCAGGTGACCCCTTTGAACCCCTTGTGGGCAACGGCATCACCAGTGATCTCGCCCCGTTCCCGTAAAAGATCGAACACCGTCGGGATGGGATCGCCGCTGTTGAGGAGACTGCACGAGTCGCCTTTCGGATCACACCCCACCTGCAGGACACTGAAACCTGCTTCTGCCAGGGCGGCGCTGAGGTTGGAGGTCAAGGTGGATTTCCCCACTCCACCCTTGCCGTATAATGCGATGTGTTCTGTCATGGGTCGCCTCGTTTCCCATCCGGCAAT is a window of Oryzomonas sagensis DNA encoding:
- a CDS encoding class I SAM-dependent methyltransferase, translated to MAAVAESVKRYSRFFKKQNAAKVLDYGTGTMRNALYLAQEGFRVYAADLPEQVERLGGCPAVRHVERLLATDELSRSDLNVDLVLSTYVFNIIMNGAERHAYLKNAVANLRPGGYLLMEVRCRKPQERCDTTCNDYFSCAECSKTLTHEELDTLLAPHGLRRISHYYRSHAVAAIYQMDRA
- a CDS encoding P-loop NTPase — encoded protein: MTEHIALYGKGGVGKSTLTSNLSAALAEAGFSVLQVGCDPKGDSCSLLNSGDPIPTVFDLLRERGEITGDAVAHKGFKGVTCVELGDPFGSGQCGSSEIARALAELKRIDLFGAIAPDFVLYDISGDSTCSSFYAPIQQIGVRRVFVVTTADFMSLHAANAIFRMLDRYGESNVPVPVGGLIPNSITSSFEESFIADFAVQTRTRTMGRIPRSLMVRQCELYGKTVIEASPLSNQSYFYRRLANQIVDEATSQPGLAVPMQPEELRAWARTWGDRIYALENGLVTDGAAI